TGACCACCATCGAGGAAAAGGCGCTCGGCAACATCCAGAAGATCGGCCGCAAGGCTCCCGTGGTGGGTTGCCTGGACAAGGCCGAAGCCCCCACCGGCCCCGGCCTGTGGTTCATGGATTCCTCGTCCGCCGCCGCCGAAATGGTCACCCTGTGCGCCGCCGCCGGGTACGTTGTGCACCTGTTCCCCACCGGGCAGGGCAACGTCATCGGCAACCCCATCCTGCCCGTGGTGAAGCTGTGCGCCAACCCGCGCACCGTGCGCACCATGAGCGAGCACATCGACGTGGACGTTTCCGGCATCCTGCGCAAGGAACTGACCATGGACGGCGCTGGCGACAAGCTGGTGGAAATGGCCATCCGCACCGCCAACGGCCGTAACACCGCCGCCGAAGTGCTGGGCCACCGCGAGTTCGTGCTTACCCGTCTGTACGAAAGCGCCTAGTCTCCGCTGCCGCCTTCGCGACGGTCGCGAAGGCGGCGTCCCGCCCCGGTCGGTGGCACGCCGGGGCGGGACAGCGGAACACGTTGGAAACCTTGGGAGTCCCTGGAACCCTGGGGGGAGCCATGGACCATCACAGGTAGCGCGCGTAGTGATTGAGTTGCATTGCATGACAGCGAACCAGCAAGGGGCGGGACCGCCAGGGGCGTGATTCCGCGGGACGGCGTAGCAGCCGGACAGGCATGCAAGGGGACCGCCGCACCCATCCCCGCCTTTCGTAGGGCCGGTTCGTACGGGCGCTGCCAGAATTTCGCTCCCCCCGAGGGGGAGCCCGACAGGTGCCTTGAACTTCGAAGACCGAAAAAGGAGCCCTACATGAAAGTGCGTTTCCTTGCGCGGCTTGCCCTTGCGGCGCTGCTCGTCCTCGGCCTTGCGGTAGCCGGTGATGCCTATGCCAAGTACCCCGAAAAGCCCATCAACATGATCATCGCCTTCACGGCGGGCGGGTCCAGCGACGTGCAGGCCCGCATCATGCAGAAGTACTGGAGCAAGTACTCCGACCAGCAGTGGGTGTTCGTCTACAAGCCCGGCGCCGGTGGCGCCATCGGCTTCGGCGAAATCGCCAACGCCCGTCCCGACGGCTACACCATCGGCGGCATCAACGTGCCGCACCTGGTGTTGCAGCCCATGGTCCAGAAGGCCATGTTCTCCATCGACAGCTACTCCTACATCTGCCAGGTCGTGAACGACCCGCAGGCCGTGGTGGTGCGCAACGACAGCAAGTTCAAGTCGGTGAAGGACGTCTTCGAGTTCGCCAAGGCCAACCCCGGCAAGCTCAAGATCGGCTTGGTGGGCCCCAACAGCGGCCACCACCTGATGTTCCTGGACGTGAAGGGCAAGTTCGACTTCCCCGTCACTGAAGTGTTCTACAAGGGCGCCGCCGACCAGAACGCGGCCCTGCTGGGCGGCGAGATCGACGTCATGTTCGGCAACCTGAACGACGTCATGCGCAGCCTTGAGGAAATGACCGTGCTCGGCCTTGCGGCGGAAAAGCGCAACGCCTTCCTGCCCGACGTGGCCACCCTGCGCGAACAGGGCTTTGACGTGGTGTCCGACATCCGCCGCGCCTTCGTCGCCCCCAAGGGCATCGAAAAGGCCCAGCTGGACTACCTGCGCGAAACCTTCAAGAAGATCTGCGACGACCCGGAATACGTCTCCGACATGAAGAAGGCGGGCCAGCCCACCGAATACATGGATGGTGATGCCTTTGCCGCGTACGTTCGTACCCAGAACGAATTCGCCAAAACCATGCTGCAAAAGGCCGGCCTGCTGAAGTAGCAGGCCCTGATACCGCCGGGGAGGGGTGCCATCCCTCCCCGGCCCGTACCAAGGAGCTTCACAATGATGGAATTTATCGGACCGGCCATCATGCACCTGTTCGAGCCGCTGAACATCCTGCTGATGGTCGCGGGTCTGACGGGGGGCATCATCGTGGGGGCCCTGCCGGGCCTTACCGCCACCATGGGCGTTGCCCTCATGGTGCCGGCCACCTTCGCCATGGACGCCACCAGCGGCCTGATCATGCTGGGCGCCATCTACGCGGGTGCCATCTACGGCGGTTCCAACTCCGCCTGCCTCATCTGCACGCCCGGCACGCCCTCGTCCGTGGCTACCACCTTTGACGGCTGGCCCCTGTGTCAGGCCGGACGCGCCGACATCGGCCTCATAACCTCTCTGCTGGCGTCCGTGTTCGGCGGCATCGTCGGCACCGTGTTCCTGCTGTTCCTGGCCGCACCGCTGGCCCGGTTTGCCTTGCAGTTCGGCGGCCCCGAGAATTTCT
This portion of the Nitratidesulfovibrio sp. genome encodes:
- a CDS encoding tripartite tricarboxylate transporter substrate binding protein; the protein is MKVRFLARLALAALLVLGLAVAGDAYAKYPEKPINMIIAFTAGGSSDVQARIMQKYWSKYSDQQWVFVYKPGAGGAIGFGEIANARPDGYTIGGINVPHLVLQPMVQKAMFSIDSYSYICQVVNDPQAVVVRNDSKFKSVKDVFEFAKANPGKLKIGLVGPNSGHHLMFLDVKGKFDFPVTEVFYKGAADQNAALLGGEIDVMFGNLNDVMRSLEEMTVLGLAAEKRNAFLPDVATLREQGFDVVSDIRRAFVAPKGIEKAQLDYLRETFKKICDDPEYVSDMKKAGQPTEYMDGDAFAAYVRTQNEFAKTMLQKAGLLK